In Plasmodium chabaudi chabaudi strain AS genome assembly, chromosome: 9, the following proteins share a genomic window:
- a CDS encoding ubiquitin conjugation factor E4 B, putative — translation MLDIVKEDNLIQNTFQICLKKEAANNTKFHLETYENELKENNDELYFKVDNLYFILIHKIASLHKQKKNCLSYLCSCSVRLQDKNFFKSLNIDCKSIENITNEILDQIINSTIIYLENLDVYPNVKISYKERINVFYEFLKGSCTSRFLKKLLSVIEENDKNENENDKQLNKFFNPIIDMILENLNSRNLIYPKNDVAILLKFISSFKQLADLVVNNKSIFLYLNLKDRVRDHFSPLPCFKTEGDQKSDANKEGNEKADKGEEQTEKKDECETAKIYGFDKNGKSSNDKEIGGCGYNLQLSSLLGRLMSPTVITMPNIKNKEEIAMYKYFYNSTTNSLNKMTLASLKNIYTVLRGDTNWILENCVEIIKNLLKGSSESKKRVLLWLNCILISNEKKTKIMYHYSTYPQSLDNSYDLFLKLLGENSYGFCLNILWVLLCLCEPITVSKINDLDLYFFLRDDPFSGFILKNITNQSSFEEISNVEKIKNRVRDFESFKKEPKFITCIFWMTYKALSVFLKPSIDEFIRIVHGVSNAKDKNIYYMNIHTWKIFLYNSRFAQLLFKFLNLCMSYILNVVYLYDRDGNLDASMKSYLDEHKGNYSQLVLKACPPPNESNNEKDKSASHRTTGNNIEPNTTEDDTSNNDRSGNTRNGDGMERENVASHSENNLCASPQFSIIPTFFLSDIFEIIFLLYELDTFKTQNHETFMSYINLDLFLALTIFSMLSEKHIKSIHLRCESAPKTFTYLYKSDNLKSIIEESDLTKKYIIKSLTNVFISSQKGEYTERMQTRLRIVENFNSFFYNKTYVNQFTQLIINNNNLFVHLIHLLLNDVNFLVEEVVSYLSEIKRREDKKKAKEASRGTSNTIRGERSADGNSQNEEGSSHQSGNTDRRNRNRREGNDGEEEDVLNDFDDQRGRYGNSLNMNYENGDDNEEREDNGPGGGSDISNESMSNLAARTKMIITYCYESCVFLNLLCKNYPINIVTSNTILTQIVTCLNCYFDYLVGHKSLNIKVKNMEQYNFRPQLWLTSIVESYLYLLNLEKDCQDLLIREIANEGRYYKQEIFNKAYYICKRESLLNKEDLNKFKLFCQDIIDMKDEVELFDDTSDIPEKYLDPILQDIMFDPVLLPTSGIVIDRKNIERHLMSEPNDPFNRAPLSKEQLVPMPELKEEIQNYVNKLKQEKMKNKKKKNVDLDADIDPNEGTEKKEEKHEETNSSFSKNELD, via the coding sequence ATGCTGGACATAGTAAAGGAAGACAACTTAATTCAAAACACATTtcaaatatgtttaaaaaaggaaGCTGCAAATAATACCAAGTTCCATCTTGAGActtatgaaaatgaattaaaagaaaataatgatgaattatattttaaagtcgataatttatattttatattaatacataaGATAGCAAGTTTGCAtaaacaaaagaaaaattgtttaagTTATTTATGTTCTTGTTCTGTTCGGTTAcaagataaaaatttttttaaaagctTAAATATAGATTGTAAAtctatagaaaatataacaaatgaaatattagatcaaataataaatagtacaattatttatttagaaaatttaGATGTATATCCAAATGTGaaaatatcatataaagaaagaataaatgtattttatgaatttttaaaaggaTCTTGTACATCTagatttttaaaaaaattattatctgttattgaagaaaatgataaaaatgaaaatgaaaacgataaacaattaaataaattttttaatccaATAATTGATATGATTTTAGAAAATCTAAATTCTagaaatttaatatatcctaaaaatgatgtagcaatacttttaaaatttatatcaagCTTTAAGCAATTAGCTGATTTAgttgttaataataaatccatatttttatacctTAATTTGAAGGATAGGGTAAGGGATCATTTTTCCCCACTGCCTTGTTTCAAAACGGAAGGGGATCAAAAATCAGATGCAAATAAAGAGGGCAACGAAAAAGCAGACAAGGGGGAAGAACAAACGGAGAAGAAGGACGAATGTGAAACAGCCAAAATTTACGggtttgataaaaatggaaaaagtAGCAATGATAAGGAAATTGGAGGGTGTGGATATAATTTACAATTAAGTAGCTTGTTGGGAAGACTTATGTCACCTACAGTTATAACTATgccaaatataaaaaataaagaagaaattgcaatgtataaatatttttataatagtaCAACAAATAgcttaaataaaatgacaTTGGCtagtttgaaaaatatttatacagtATTACGAGGAGATACAAATTGGATTTTAGAAAATTGTGttgaaataattaaaaatttattaaaaggtAGTAGtgaaagtaaaaaaagGGTTTTACTATGGttaaattgtatattaatatctaatgaaaagaaaacaaaaataatgtacCACTACTCTACTTATCCACAATCTTTAGATAATTCTTacgatttatttttaaaattattggGAGAGAATTCCTATGGTTTTTgtttaaacatattatgggtattattatgtttatgtGAGCCTATAACTGTTAGCAAAATCAATGATTTAGATTTATACTTCTTTTTAAGAGACGATCCATTTTCcggatttattttaaaaaatataactaaCCAATCTTCATTTGAAGAAATATCGaatgttgaaaaaataaaaaatagagtACGAGATTTTGAAAGTTTTAAAAAGGAGCCTAAATTTATTACTTGCATATTTTGGATGACATATAAAGCCCTTAGTGTTTTTCTTAAACCCTCGATAGATGAATTTATTAGAATAGTTCATGGAGTTTCAAATgctaaagataaaaatatttattatatgaatatacacacatggaagatatttttatataattctcGTTTTGCTCAACTgttattcaaatttttgaatttatgTATgagttatattttaaatgtagtttatttatatgaccGTGATGGTAATTTAGATGCATCTATGAAATCCTATTTGGATGAGCATAAAGGAAACTATTCACAGTTAGTTTTGAAAGCTTGTCCACCTCCCAATGAgtcaaataatgaaaaagacaAATCAGCTAGCCATAGAACCACaggaaataatatagaacCCAATACAACCGAAGACGATACATCTAATAATGATAGAAGTGGAAATACAAGAAATGGTGATGGAATGGAAAGAGAAAATGTGGCTAGTCACtctgaaaataatttatgtgCATCTCCACAATTTTCTATAATtccaacattttttttaagtgacatatttgaaataatatttttgttatacgAGTTAGATACATTTAAAACCCAAAACCATGAAACATTTAtgtcatatataaatttagatttatttttagctcttacaattttttcaatgcTTAGcgaaaaacatataaaaagtattCATTTAAGATGTGAATCAGCTCCTAAAACatttacttatttatataaatcagataatttaaaatcaaTAATTGAAGAGTCcgatttaacaaaaaaatatattataaaatcattaacaaatgtttttatatcatcCCAAAAAGGAGAATATACAGAAAGAATGCAAACTCGTTTACGTATcgttgaaaattttaatagttttttttataataaaacatatgtaAATCAATTTACTCagttaattataaataataataatctgTTTGTACATCTAATccatttattattgaaTGATGTTAACTTCTTGGTTGAAGAGGTTGTATCCTATTTGTctgaaataaaaagacgAGAAGATAAGAAAAAAGCTAAAGAAGCATCAAGAGGTACTTCAAATACAATTAGAGGGGAGAGAAGTGCCGATGGAAATTCACAAAATGAAGAAGGAAGTTCTCATCAAAGTGGTAATACAGATAGACGTAATAGAAATAGGAGAGAAGGAAATGATGGAGAGGAAGAGGATGTATTAAATGACTTTGATGATCAAAGAGGGCGTTATGGAAATAGtttaaatatgaattatgaaaatggtGACGATAATGAAGAAAGGGAAGATAATGGACCTGGAGGTGGTTCAGATATATCAAATGAAAGCATGTCAAACTTAGCAGCTAGaacaaaaatgataataacaTATTGTTACGAATCttgtgtatttttaaatttattatgcaaaaattatccaataaatattgtaaCATCAAATACTATATTAACTCAAATAGTTACCTGtttaaattgttattttgattatttagTAGGACATAAaagtttaaatataaaagtaaaaaatatggagcAATATAATTTCAGACCTCAATTATGGTTAACTAGTATAGTAgaatcatatttatatttattaaatttagaaaaagatTGTCaagatttattaataagaGAAATAGCTAATGAAGGTCGATATTATAAACAAGAAATTTTTAACAaagcatattatatatgtaaaagaGAAAgcttattaaataaagaagatctaaacaaatttaaattattttgccAAGATATAATTGATATGAAAGATGAAGTGGAATTATTTGATGACACAAGTGATATACCAGAGAAATATTTAGATCCTATTTTGCAAGATATAATGTTTGATCCCGTTTTATTACCAACATCTGGTATTGTTATAGATaggaaaaatattgaaagACATTTAATGAGCGAACCCAATGATCCATTTAATAGAGCTCCACTTTCAAAAGAACAATTAGTTCCTATGCCAGAATTGAAGGaagaaatacaaaattatgttaACAAGTTGAAacaagaaaaaatgaaaaataaaaaaaaaaaaaatgttgatCTTGATGCAGATATTGATCCAAATGAAGGAACagaaaaaaaggaagaaaAACATGAAGAGACAAATTCGAGTTTTAGCAAAAATGAACTTGATTAG
- a CDS encoding SNARE protein, putative, with amino-acid sequence MYIISDGDVEYSNSLYSEEVESKTNSEKQSIYRENEYESSDENLIDGENEIEVFLYVCTASIDDAEILVKSSFFDRELDISADYIIKKILVATKKKINNCNKKILNWDNRTIYFIICNEKKLAFFLIGLDTKAYFKNYVFEFLKKLEICVKSDLFYNQNYNANNINPSKLYTMESYMRKTLRNLNKCCKDEKILAVKQKLNKINSVMNNHIDKLYESGGNIKALQYKTEDMSKNTLNFAQNSKKLKRFMFFKYWKTYAFLACFVLVGFKIYRSL; translated from the coding sequence ATGTACATAATTTCAGATGGTGATGTAGAATATTCTAATAGTTTATACAGCGAAGAAGTAGAAAGTAAAACAAATAGTGAAAAGCAATCAATTTATCGtgaaaatgaatatgaaagtagtgatgaaaatttaatagATGGCGAAAATGAAATCGAAGTATTCCTATATGTTTGTACAGCATCAATTGATGATGCTGAGATATTAGTAAAAAGCAGTTTTTTTGATAGAGAACTAGATATATCAGctgattatataataaaaaaaattttagttgctacaaaaaaaaaaattaataattgtaataaaaaaatacttaaCTGGGATAATCgaactatatattttataatttgtaatgaaaaaaaattggctttttttttaattggaTTGGATACAAaagcatattttaaaaattatgtttttgaatttttaaaaaaattagaaatatgtgtaaaatcagatttattttataaccaaaattataatgcaaataataTCAACCCATCCAAGTTATATACTATGGAGTCTTATATGAGGAAGACGCTCagaaatttaaataagtgctgtaaagatgaaaaaatattagctgttaaacaaaaactaaataaaataaattctgTCATGAATAATCATATAGACAAATTATACGAGTCTGGAGGAAACATCAAAGCATTACAATATAAAACTGAAGATATGTCAAAAAATACTTTAAATTTTGCTCAAAATagcaaaaaattaaaaagatttatgttttttaaatattggAAAACCTATGCATTTTTGGCTTGTTTTGTTCTTGTCGGATTTAAGATATATCGATCTCTTTGA